The proteins below are encoded in one region of Silene latifolia isolate original U9 population chromosome 2, ASM4854445v1, whole genome shotgun sequence:
- the LOC141644092 gene encoding N-glycosylase/DNA lyase OGG1 — MRCLTSRTLPLPTPNLMKGRKLFSSSSTSQLTPPTPPKTPLALDVTHLPKASEILSSKRAKRSLSQILKTHDTPNPTPPKTPLTLDITHLPKASEIISSKRAKQSLSQVLKTQDIPNPSSNEWIPLNLGKSELSLPLTFPTGQTFRWKKTGHLQYTGVVKSHLVSLKHLDNGDVAYHIHATSSRSSECDNAKLALLDFLNTGICLADMWENFAASDDKFARLAPHLAGARVLRQQPLECLLQFLCSSNNNIGRITKMVDYISSLGNFLGTVEDFKFYEFPSLERLAMVSEEDFRKAGFGYRAKYIVDTIKALKSKPGGGDQWLISLRDKGLEEVISELSTLSGVGPKVAACVALFSLDQHHAVPVDTHVWRIATRDLIPELAGVRLSPKLHIRVAEAFVERYGKYAGWAQTLLFVAELPSQKALISPEVLTVKEKKTVLLKQ; from the coding sequence ATGCGCTGTCTGACTTCCAGAACACTCCCGCTTCCAACACCTAATCTCATGAAGGGAAGAAAACTCTTTTCGTCTTCTTCCACTTCCCAGCTGACACCACCAACCCCACCTAAAACACCACTTGCTCTTGACGTTACTCACCTCCCTAAAGCCTCTGAAATTCTCTCCTCAAAAAGAGCCAAACGATCTCTCTCACAGATCCTGAAAACACACGACACACCTAACCCAACTCCACCTAAAACACCACTCACTCTTGACATTACTCACCTCCCTAAAGCCTCTGAAATTATCTCCTCGAAAAGAGCCAAACAATCTCTCTCACAAGTCCTGAAAACACAAGACATACCAAACCCAAGTTCAAATGAGTGGATACCTCTTAATTTAGGCAAATCAGAGTTGTCCTTGCCGTTAACTTTCCCAACAGGCCAGACCTTCAGATGGAAGAAAACAGGCCATCTTCAATACACGGGTGTCGTCAAGTCCCATTTAGTATCATTAAAACACCTTGATAATGGCGATGTTGCTTACCATATTCATGCCACTTCCAGTAGATCATCTGAGTGTGATAATGCTAAGTTGGCTTTGCTTGATTTTCTCAACACGGGTATTTGTTTGGCTGACATGTGGGAAAATTTTGCAGCTTCTGATGATAAGTTTGCTCGACTAGCACCTCATTTGGCTGGTGCGCGGGTTCTTAGGCAACAACCCTTAGAGTGCTTGCTTCAATTCTTGTGTTCTTCTAACAATAACATTGGGAGGATTACTAAAATGGTAGATTATATTTCTTCATTAGGCAATTTTTTAGGGACAGTTGAAGATTTTAAATTTTACGAGTTCCCCTCATTGGAACGCCTAGCTATGGTCTCTGAAGAGGATTTTAGGAAGGCGGGTTTTGGTTATAGAGCAAAATATATAGTTGACACAATAAAAGCCTTGAAATCAAAACCAGGTGGAGGTGATCAGTGGCTTATTTCCCTGCGTGATAAAGGTCTAGAAGAGGTCATAAGCGAGTTGTCTACTCTGTCAGGTGTCGGTCCAAAGGTGGCAGCTTGTGTAGCTCTTTTTTCTCTAGATCAGCATCATGCGGTTCCTGTAGACACGCATGTTTGGCGGATTGCTACAAGAGATCTCATACCAGAGTTGGCTGGTGTTCGTCTGTCACCAAAGCTGCACATTCGTGTTGCTGAAGCGTTTGTTGAAAGATATGGGAAATATGCTGGCTGGGCACAAACACTTCTCTTTGTTGCTGAATTACCTTCTCAAAAGGCCCTCATTTCACCAGAGGTTCTTACAGTTAAGGAGAAGAAAACTGTGTTATTGAAACAGTAA